CGATATTTATAATTCTTCCTTATTTTACTTCACTATATTAATTTCTCCATGACATAATATCAAACAAATGTGCCACATTTTTAATTGAGTAAACTCCATTTTCCCGTTCCGTCCAAAGTTAATTTTTTCTTGTGATAACTTGTCAGCGTGTTCCTGTGCCCTACGCTGACAATAGTGATATCCGGCAAGCGTTCTGTCAGCAGGGAATATAGGTAGCGCTCCGTCGGCTCGTCCAGAGCGGAAGTCGCCTCATCAAGGAACAGCCAGTTGGGTTTTGTCAGCAACACGCGGGCGAAGGCGATTCGCTGCTGCTCGCCCAGCGACAGCACATGCGACCAGTCTTCGGTTTTGTCTATCATGCCGGCGAGCTTATCCAGTTTGCACAGATTCATGACTTCCCGGATCTCCTGCGCAGAGACATTGGTAAATTTCGGGTACAACAAGGCCTCCCGCAAAGTTCCCAGGGGCAAATACGGCTTTTGCGGCAAAAACAAAGCCTTGTAATCCGGCGGCACAGCAACCCTGCCCGCCGCATATGGCCATATGCCGGCCAGGGTTCTCAGCAGCGTACTTTTACCGCTGCCTGACGGGCCCGCTACCAGCAGCGAATCCCCTGCCGCCAGTTCCAGATTCAGCTGTTCCAGCAGCGGCCTGCCGTCGGGAAGCTTGATATTCAGCCCTGCCGTTGCCAGGACCCGGCTCGGCGAGGACACTCTCTCGATCTTTTCCCTGTCTGCTGCCTGACTGGTATCTGCCATGCTTTTGTCAAAGCCGGTAAGCCGGTCAACCACCGACCGCCACTGGGCCAGTTGGGAATAGGCATCAACAAAAAAAGAAAAGGCCTCCCGTACATTATCAAAAGCGGTAGCAATCTGCATAAGTCCACCCAGTTGAATTTCTTTGGCAAAATAACGTGGCAAGGCAAGCATGATACGAATAAAAATAGAAGCTTGACCGAAGCCGGCGGTAAACCAGGTAAGTTGTTTCTGCCGCCGCATGATTTCCCAGAAATTCCCTAAAACTTTCTGGAAACGGTTCATAAATGCTCTCTGTTCCTCCTTTTCACCACCAAAGAGAGCAATGCTTTCGCTGTTTTCCCTAAGCCGCACCAGACTGAAACGAAAGTCGGCCTCGTACCGCTGTTGTTCAAAATTCAATTTAACGAGGGGCTTGCCAATTTTATGAGTGAGCCAAGTGCCAACAATTGAATAACCTACAGCTACCCAAACCATACTACCATAAATTGTAAACCGCTGTTGCCCCAAAGGAATGGTCATAACCCCTGACAATTGCCATAGAATAGCCACAAAGGAGATGAGCGTAACCACCGCTCTGAAAAGCCCTAGCGACAGATTGATACTCATATTGGTGAAAAGATGCAAATCCTCACTGATCCGCTGGTCAGGGTTGTCGGTCCCTTTATCGGTAAGCTGCATACGATAGTAAGCTTTGTCTGCCAGCCAGCGCCCAACATAGCGTTCTGTCAGCCAGCAGCGCCATTTTATCTCCAGCATTTGCTGCAGATATGTCAGATAAACTACGACGATAATGTTTAAGGTCGCCAAGATGCAAAATTCCTTAAAGGCAGCTACAATTCCATTCCAGTCATACTCCTGCAGCGCGCTATAATAGTGATTAAACCATTCGTTATACAACACCTGAAGATAAACATAGCCTAAGCTTAAGCCCACAATCACCGCCAAGAGGCCCCAAGCCTGCAATTTTTCTTCCGAACTCCAGTAACTGCGGGTCAAATACCACATTCCCCGTCCAAATCTTTTTATATCAGCTAACATTGCTACGACCTGCCCTCCATCGACAAAATTCCGATTTTTTTCTATATATATAGTTTTCAAAAATGATTTACAATCGTAATGCTAGGATAAGCGTAGGTTAAGCGGCAGCGTCGAAGCGTTCCTAGCATTACGATTAATAGAAAATCATTTTTGAATTCCATATAGTAACCCTATGGTAACCCTATAATTCTCTGCTGCGCCGATTTATCCTGCTAAAAGCAGTCTAGAGATTTATATGCTTGGCATTGACGCGGCAAGAACCGGAAATTGGACAGGGAGACCCGAACCGTAAAATAAGAAAAATGCTAACGCGCCTTTTGGACGACCGCAGGCGCAGGACAGCCTTATTATAAGCGGAGGTTAAGCGACAGTGTCGGAGCGTTAATAAGGCTGTCCTGCGCCGTCCTAAACAGATACTTTCTTACTATAATAAAAAAGCAAGGCATTCATTCATAAATGCCTTGCCTTTATTGGTATAAGTATGTCACCCATATTACAGGTTACTTGTTAAGACTAATAACATCAAGCTGAATACTTTCCGCTTCGCCTGCTCCTTTTCGGCTGCGGCAGATACCTCGTCCCACATTCCGCAGGAATCGCAGCAGGTGCTCGACTTCCTCGCAGGATTCAAGTTCCTCTTCCATAACAGCGGTAGCCTGGGCCAGGTTTAAACCGGAACAGTATAATATTTTATAAGCCTTTTTCAGATTGCGGCGGGCCAATTCGCCGATACCCGCGCGGGCTATACCAACTTTATTCAGACCGCGTACGCTGGCCGGGTGACCATCCACAGTAACAAATGGCGGCACATCCTGCACCACTTTGGAAGCTCCGCCCACCATGGCGTTGCGACCGATTTTGACAAACTGGTGCACACCGACCTGCCCCCCGATTATGGCCCGGTCTTCCACCACCACGTGGCCGGCCAGCATGGCGGCGCTGGACATAATGACATGATTGCCGATAACGCAGTTGTGGGCAACATGGGTATACGACTGTAACATACAGTTGGAACCTACCCGGGTTTCCTCCCCTTCGCCGGTAGCGCGGTTGATTGTGGCGAATTCCCGGATCTTGGTGTTGTCACCGATAAAGACGTAGCTTTTTTCGCCGCGGAACTTAAGGTCCTGCGGTTCAGCGCCGATAGATGCGCCGGGAAAGACCATACAGTTCTTACCAATTTGGGTCCACCCGTCAATAACTGCATGGGCGCCGATATGCGCACCGTCATCAATCCGCACGTTTTCACCAATCACGGCGTATGGCCCGATCACAGCATCCCTGCCGATGCGGGCATTGGGATGAATAACCGCAGTTTCATGGATCCGTTTAATAGGTATAACAACCGTTTCCGGCATCATGATTAATCCAACCCCCTACTTAATATCCTAAATATATATGGCAATTGGCTTTTTTACATAGTAACACTTTTATATTCCGACTAAACAGTCACAAAGTGACGTTTAAAATATAGCCAAATTCAGCCTTACCAAGCTAAAATATTAAATTATGGTAATCTTTTCTTTTATAATCGACTGAATTTGTCCCTATTGCTTAAATGCAGCAAAACTATGTTGAACATCCAATTTCCGCAATATCGAAATCTTTCGAAATCTTTATATATGCCGCATTAAAAAATTGACATGCGGGTTGGGGGTATAAGAAAAAAATAATAAGCAGGGCACAATTTGAAATGCCCTGCTTATTTATGAATTATTCGAGAATATAAACTTTCACTGTTCGCCTGCCAAACCCCATGGCCTCGTAATAATCTTCCATGCAAAGGTCAATTTTGTTGCCTGTGACAGCAACGCCTGTGTCGGCAGCCAGAGCCAGGCCGTAGCCGTTTACATACACTCTGGTGCCAAGCGGAATTACAGCCGGGTCCACGGCCGCTATGCCCTGCCGCGCGGGTATGCCTGAAGCCGTAAGCCCTCCTGATGATCCGTCGGTAGGCAAGTAGGCGGAAGCCTCCATATATTTTATATTCCGGAAACGCAAGGTTCCCCTTGATGTTTCCACTGTATCCCGGGTACCTACCTTAATGATTTGCGGTTTAGCGGGTATAACGTCGGTCTCCGACGATACTTCGGAACTTACCTGCGTCCCATCTTCAAACTTAAGACGAAAAGTTACTTTCTTTAAGCCGTTTGCACCGGCTTCCACCGTTTCTTCCACTCCTTTTTCCCTGTTGGCGTCCGGTTGATGAACGATCGGATAGGGAGCGGTAATCTCTTGCTCAACAGTCTTTTCACTGAGTATGATGGCCCTGATGTTGAGCCCGGCGGTAGGTCGTACGGCATCACCAGGTTCAAGCCTGATATTCTCGTGCGGTATATTAAGCATATCGGCAACTTCGCGCACGGTTGGCTTTCCGGTGTTGAGGCTGGTGACCTTGCCTTGATAAGTAACCGTTACCGGCACGGCACGATATACTTCAATTGCCGTACCGTTTTCAAGTTTTGCTGTTGACAGCCGGTATTCATCTTCCGGATTCAAGGTTATCCCGGCTTGCTGCAATATTCTTTGCGGTTTATTATATATTGTATTTAGGGAGTAATGTCGATCATCCGCCACAATGTGTATCTGCTTTGCAGCCCAAATGAATCCGGTTGCCACCAGTGATGTTACCACCAACGCTACAATCAGCGCCAGCTTCTTGCATCGGCATGCTTGCGCAGGCGTTTCATCGCTCATACGTCCCCCCTTTCCACGAATTGTATAACTTTAATACAATCCATGTATTTATTATATTCCGCGCCTCCCAAATTATTCCTTTTTCATAATTGCAAATATTTTTAAACTATTTAATCCGAAATAATTGTTTTACATTCGCTGTAGCCGCCGTAGCCAGAGCTTCCAACTCCAGTCCTCTTAGTCTTGCCACTTCTTCCGCTACATAACGGACATAAGCCGGTTCATTGCGGCGGCCGCGATACGGCTGCGGCGTCAAATAAGGGCAGTCGGTTTCAACCAGCAGTCGTTCCAAAGGTACGGCTGCCGCTACCTCTTTTGTTTTCACGGCATTGGCAAAAGTCACCGGTCCGGCAAACGAGACGTAAAAGCCAAGTTTCACTACTTCCCTGGCCATTTCCACACTGCCGGAAAAACAGTGAAACACGCCGGTTAACCCTTGGGCCTCTTTTTTAACAATACTCAATAAATCTCCATGGGCATCCCGATCATGAATAATAATTGGCAGCTTAAGCTGGCGCGCCAGGTCCAGATGGCGGATAAAGACCTGCTGCTGAACATCCCGGGGAGAAAAATCGTAATAATAATCCAGGCCAATTTCCCCTACCGCCACTACCTTAGGCCGGGCTGCCCATTCCGCCATTTTTTCATAATCGGCCGGACCGGCATCTTTGGCATCATGAGGGTGTATACCGACTGAAGCATAGACTATATCGTATTCTTCAGCCAAAGCTACCGCCTGGGCCGAAGACTCCATACAGGCGCCGGCGTTTAGTATGCCGACACAGCCGGCTTCCCTGGCCCGGCTGATGACTTCGGCCCGGTCGCTGTCAAACCTCTTATCGGTAACGTGAGCATGCGAATCAAACAGCATGTTATTTCACCTTACTGCCGGCAGGCATGTCCGCGGTAACCAAGGCCAGCTTGTCATCACTGG
This window of the Methylomusa anaerophila genome carries:
- a CDS encoding ABC transporter ATP-binding protein/permease; this encodes MLADIKRFGRGMWYLTRSYWSSEEKLQAWGLLAVIVGLSLGYVYLQVLYNEWFNHYYSALQEYDWNGIVAAFKEFCILATLNIIVVVYLTYLQQMLEIKWRCWLTERYVGRWLADKAYYRMQLTDKGTDNPDQRISEDLHLFTNMSINLSLGLFRAVVTLISFVAILWQLSGVMTIPLGQQRFTIYGSMVWVAVGYSIVGTWLTHKIGKPLVKLNFEQQRYEADFRFSLVRLRENSESIALFGGEKEEQRAFMNRFQKVLGNFWEIMRRQKQLTWFTAGFGQASIFIRIMLALPRYFAKEIQLGGLMQIATAFDNVREAFSFFVDAYSQLAQWRSVVDRLTGFDKSMADTSQAADREKIERVSSPSRVLATAGLNIKLPDGRPLLEQLNLELAAGDSLLVAGPSGSGKSTLLRTLAGIWPYAAGRVAVPPDYKALFLPQKPYLPLGTLREALLYPKFTNVSAQEIREVMNLCKLDKLAGMIDKTEDWSHVLSLGEQQRIAFARVLLTKPNWLFLDEATSALDEPTERYLYSLLTERLPDITIVSVGHRNTLTSYHKKKLTLDGTGKWSLLN
- the lpxA gene encoding acyl-ACP--UDP-N-acetylglucosamine O-acyltransferase, which translates into the protein MMPETVVIPIKRIHETAVIHPNARIGRDAVIGPYAVIGENVRIDDGAHIGAHAVIDGWTQIGKNCMVFPGASIGAEPQDLKFRGEKSYVFIGDNTKIREFATINRATGEGEETRVGSNCMLQSYTHVAHNCVIGNHVIMSSAAMLAGHVVVEDRAIIGGQVGVHQFVKIGRNAMVGGASKVVQDVPPFVTVDGHPASVRGLNKVGIARAGIGELARRNLKKAYKILYCSGLNLAQATAVMEEELESCEEVEHLLRFLRNVGRGICRSRKGAGEAESIQLDVISLNK
- a CDS encoding 3D domain-containing protein, which encodes MSDETPAQACRCKKLALIVALVVTSLVATGFIWAAKQIHIVADDRHYSLNTIYNKPQRILQQAGITLNPEDEYRLSTAKLENGTAIEVYRAVPVTVTYQGKVTSLNTGKPTVREVADMLNIPHENIRLEPGDAVRPTAGLNIRAIILSEKTVEQEITAPYPIVHQPDANREKGVEETVEAGANGLKKVTFRLKFEDGTQVSSEVSSETDVIPAKPQIIKVGTRDTVETSRGTLRFRNIKYMEASAYLPTDGSSGGLTASGIPARQGIAAVDPAVIPLGTRVYVNGYGLALAADTGVAVTGNKIDLCMEDYYEAMGFGRRTVKVYILE
- a CDS encoding TatD family hydrolase — translated: MLFDSHAHVTDKRFDSDRAEVISRAREAGCVGILNAGACMESSAQAVALAEEYDIVYASVGIHPHDAKDAGPADYEKMAEWAARPKVVAVGEIGLDYYYDFSPRDVQQQVFIRHLDLARQLKLPIIIHDRDAHGDLLSIVKKEAQGLTGVFHCFSGSVEMAREVVKLGFYVSFAGPVTFANAVKTKEVAAAVPLERLLVETDCPYLTPQPYRGRRNEPAYVRYVAEEVARLRGLELEALATAATANVKQLFRIK